Proteins encoded in a region of the Nicotiana tomentosiformis chromosome 9, ASM39032v3, whole genome shotgun sequence genome:
- the LOC104086986 gene encoding uncharacterized protein, with the protein MYVIGPIEPAASNRHHFILVAIDYFTKWVEASTYKVVTKNVVADFVRNNIACILGYQSLIIIENAVNLNIDLMREICKKFRIIHCNSTTYRLQMNGAVEAANKNIKRILLIIVDSNRQWHKKLPFTLLGYQTTMRTSTGAMPCMLVNGTEAVIPAKVEILSLRVIQEAKLENAEWIWIKQEQLVLIDKRKMDAVCHIQLYQNRMANAFNKRLKPRQFMPGQLVLKKIFPHEEKAKGKCAPNWHGPYVVHRALSRGALILVEMDGKAYKLRRNQEILCLKINRVRVYDVIELRST; encoded by the coding sequence ATGTATGTAATTGGACCCATAGAGCCTGCAGCATCAAACAGACATCATTTTATCTTGGTAGCCATCGActatttcaccaaatgggtcgaggcatcTACTTACAAGGTCGTCACAAAGAATGTAGTGGCAGATTTTGTACGAAACAACATCGCCTGCATTTTGGGATATCAGAGTCTTATCATCATTGAAAATGCCGTTAATCTCAACATcgacctcatgagagaaatctgCAAGAAGTTTAGAATCATCCACTGCAATTCCACAACCTACAGACTGCAAATGAATGGGGCAGTCGAGGCagctaacaagaatatcaagaggattcTGCTAATAATAGTGGACAGTAACAGACAATGGCATAAGAAGCTACCTTTCACTTTATTAGGCTATCAGaccaccatgagaacatccactggGGCAATGCCTTGCATGTTGGTAAACGGCACTGAAGCGGTGATACCTGCAAAAGTTGAGATTCTGTCCTTAAGAGTTATTCAAGAAGCAAAATTGGAAAACGCAGAGTGGATATGGATCAAGCAAGAACAACTCGTGCTCATAGACAAGAGAAAAATGGATGCAGTATGTCACATCCAACTATATCAGAACAGGATGGCTAATGCATTTAACAAAAGATTGAAGCCTCGCCAATTCATGCCGGGGCAGTTGGTTCTAAAGAAAATCTTTCCCCATGAAGAAAAAGCTAAAGGGAAGTGTGCACCAAACTGGCATGGTCCTTACGTGGTTCACAGAGCACTGTCTCGAGGAGCTCTAATCTTGGTAGAAATGGATGGAAAAGCCTATAAACTtagacgcaatcaagagatactatgccTGAAGATAAATAGAGTTAGGGTTTATGATGTAATagaactacgttcaacctga